In Engraulis encrasicolus isolate BLACKSEA-1 chromosome 15, IST_EnEncr_1.0, whole genome shotgun sequence, the following proteins share a genomic window:
- the LOC134464138 gene encoding oocyte zinc finger protein XlCOF6-like: MASAEVNSPLQLTKSVNEETEETLRSLYSLRSVSVVLVDCCRPQGRQENNEENHRDVRARQRSGHQLHCSSSGAEFSGKTHSAAFTTEKRYPCSQCEKSFKTKREVQIHQRVHTGEKPFSCTDCGKSFSCFSNLLRHRRVHTEERPYACSQCDKSFKTKQNLQGHQRVHTGEKPFSCSDCGKSFSQADHLHSHRSVHTAERPYACSQCNRSFKRKDDLLNHQRVHTGEKPFVCTHCGKRFTQSSGLHVHLRSHTGEKPYSCTDCGKSFSDPGSLHKHRRIHTGERPYPCSQCDKSFKTKGNLNKHLLVHTGEKPFSCSDCGKSFSRASHLHSHRLIHTGEKPYPCSQCDKSFKTKGNLNKHQRVHTREKPFSCTDCGKGFPTSSDLHVHRRCHTGEKPFSCTDCGKSFSTSSNLHKHRLIHTEEKPYACSQCDKSFKTKAELQRHQPIHTGEKPFSCTDCGKSFSQFAYLHSHRRVHTGERPHACSQCDKSFKTKYELQRHQPIHTGEKPFSCTDCGKSFAHSSALHMHRRIHTGERPHPCSQCDYSFTSKRDLQRHQFVHTGEKPFSCIDCGKSFSSPNGFRAHRRIHTGEKPYACSHCDQSFKRKDRLQIHQRVHTGEKPFTCTDCGKKFSQLANLYTHRRIHTGEKPYACSQCDKSFKLNTQLQIHQRVHTGEKPFSCIDCGKSFSHYSALCIHRRIHTGEKPFACSQCDKSFKTNAELQIHQHVHTGEMPFSCTDCGKKFSHSSNLITHLRIHTGERPYPCSQCDKSFTTKSNFQSHLRVHTGEKPFSCTDCGKNFSHSSHLHTHRLIHTGEKPFACNQCDKSFKTNAELQIHQRVHTGEMPFSCTDCGKKFSHSSNLKKHLSSHLREALSSQPV, from the coding sequence GGCATCAGCTTCACTGCAGTTCCAGCGGAGCAGAGTTTAGTGGAAAAACACATTCTGCTGCCTTCACCACAGAGAAGCGTTacccttgcagtcagtgtgagaAGAGCTTCAAGACTAAAAGAGAAGTCCAAATCCACCAACgtgttcacacaggagagaagccattTTCATGCACGGACTGCGGAAAGAGTTTTTCATGCTTTTCTAACCTCCTCAGGCATCGCCGCGTTCACACTGAAGAGaggccgtacgcttgcagtcagtgtgacaagagctttaagacaaaacaaaaccttcAAGGCCatcagcgtgttcacacaggggagaaaccattttcatgctctgactgtggaaagagcttCTCACAGGCTGATCACCTCCACTCACATCGCAGCGTTCACACTGCAGAGAGGCCGTACGCTTGCAGCCAGTGTAACAGgagctttaagagaaaagatGATCTCCTAaaccaccagcgtgttcacacaggagagaaaccatTTGTATGCACCCACTGTGGAAAGAGATTCACACAGTCTTCTGGCCTCCATGTACATCTTCGCTCTCACACTGGAGAGAAACCATATTCATGCACGGACTGCGGAAAGAGTTTCTCAGACCCTGGTAGCCTCCACaaacatcgtcgcattcacactggagagaggccgtacccttgcagtcagtgtgacaagagctttaagacaaaaggAAACCTCAACAAACACCTgcttgttcacacaggggagaaaccattttcatgctctgactgtggaaagagcttCTCACGGGCTTCTCACCTCCACTCACATCGCcttattcacactggagagaagccgtacccttgcagccagtgtgacaagagctttaagacaaaaggAAACCTCAACAaacaccagcgtgttcacacaagggagaaaccattttcatgcactgactgtggaaaggGTTTCCCAACATCGTCTGACCTCCATGTACATCGACGTTGTCACACTggagagaaaccattttcatgcacggACTGCGGAAAGAGTTTCTCAACCTCTTCTAACCTCCACAAACATCGCCTTATTCACACTGAAGAGaagccgtacgcttgcagtcagtgtgacaagagctttaagacaaaagcAGAGCTCCAACGCCATCAGCCCATTCACacgggggagaaaccattttcatgcacagactgtggaaagagCTTCTCACAGTTTGCTTACCTCCACTCACATCGCCgcgttcacactggagagagaccgcacgcttgcagtcagtgtgacaagagctttaagacaaaatatGAGCTCCAACGCCATCAGCccattcacacaggggagaaaccattttcatgcacagactgtggaaagagtttcgcaCATTCTTCTGCCCTCCACATgcatcgtcgcattcacactggagagaggccgcatccttgcagtcagtgtgactaCAGCTTTACCTCAAAAAGAGATCTTCAAAGGCACCAGTTTGTTCACacgggggagaaaccattttcatgcatcgactgtggaaagagtttttcaTCTCCCAACGGCTTCCGCgcacatcgtcgcattcacactggagagaagccgtacgcttgcagtcatTGTGACCagagctttaagagaaaagaCAGGCTCCAAATCCACCAGCGTGTTCATACAGGGGAGAAGCCATTTACATGCACCGACTGTGGAAAGAAATTCTCGCAGCTTGCTAACCTCTACACACATCGTCGCATTCATactggagagaagccgtacgcttgcagtcagtgtgacaagagctttaaatTAAATACACagctccaaatccaccagcgtgttcacacaggggagaaaccattctCATGTATCGACTGTGGAAAAAGTTTTTCACATTATTCCGCCCTTTGCatacatcgtcgcattcacactggagagaagccgttcgcttgcagccagtgtgacaagagctttaaaaCTAATGCAGAACTCCAAATCCACCAACATGTTCACACGGGAGAGATGCCATTTTCGTGCACGGACTGTGGAAAGAAATTCTCACATTCTTCTAACCTTATCACGCATCTCCGCATTCatactggagagaggccgtacccttgcagtcagtgtgacaagagctttacaACTAAATCAAATTTCCAAAGTCACctgcgtgttcacacaggggagaaaccattttcatgcaccgaCTGTGGAAAGAATTTCTCACATTCttctcacctccacacacatcgcctcattcacactggagagaagccattCGCTTGCaaccagtgtgacaagagctttaagactaaTGCAGAACTCCAAATCCACCAACGTGTTCACACGGGAGAGATGCCATTTTCGTGCACCGACTGTGGAAAGAAATTCTCACATTCTTCTAACCTTAAGAAACACTTGTCATCACACTTGAGAGAAGCCTTAAGCTCTCAGCCAGTGTAA